The genomic window CCGGCGCTCAATCCGAAGGACCATCCCGGCATGGTACCCTCGCCCATGGTCGGCACCGCCTATCGGCGCGCGTCTCCCGACGCCAAGCCCTTCATTGAAATCGGCCAGCATGTGGAGACGGGCGACAAGCTGCTTCTGGTCGAGGCGATGAAGACCTTCAACGACATTGTCGCTCCGCATGCCGGCACCGTCACGGCCATCCTGTTCGAGGACGGGCAGCCGGTCGAATACGGCGAACCCCTGCTCATCATCGAGTGAGGCGCCATGTTCGATAAAATCCTGATCGCCAATCGCGGCGAAATCGCACTGCGCATCCTGCGCGCGGCCAAGGAACTCGGCATCGCCACGGTCGCGGTCCATTCCACGGCGGATGCGGATGCCATGCATGTGCGCCTCGCCGATGAGAGCGTGTGCATCGGCCCGCCGGCGGCGCGCGATTCCTATCTCAACGTCCCCGCGCTGATCGCCGCCTGCGAGATCACCGGCGCGGATGCGGTGCATCCGGGATACGGCTTCCTCTCGGAGAATGCCGGTTTCGCCGAGGTGCTGTCGGATCACAACATTGCCTTCATCGGCCCAAAGGCCGAACATATCCGCATCATGGGCGACAAGATCGAGGCCAAGCGCACCGCGAAGCGCCTCGGCATTCCCTGCGTACCGGGTTCCGAGGGTGGCATCGAGACGGCGGAAGACGCCGTGAGCATCGCCGCAGGGATCGGCTATCCGGTGCTGATCAAGGCGGCATCCGGCGGCGGTGGGCGCGGCATGAAGGTCGCGCGTGACGCCAGCGAACTCGAACACGCCTATACGACGGCGCGCACGGAAGCCGCAGCGGCTTTCGGCGACGATGCGGTCTATATGGAGAAATATCTGGAGAAGCCGCGCCATATCGAGATCCAGATTCTCGGCGACGGCAAGGGCGACGCCATCCATCTCGGCGAGCGCGATTGCTCGCTGCAGCGTCGCCACCAGAAGGTCTGGGAGGAAAGCCCCTCCCCCGCCCTCAATGACGAAGAGCGCGCGCGCATCGGCGAAATCTGCGCCAGGGCCATGCAGGAGTTGCAATATCGCGGCGCCGGCACGATCGAGTTCCTGTATGAGAACGGCGAATTCTACTTCATCGAGATGAACACCCGCATCCAGGTCGAGCATCCGGTCACGGAGATGATAACCGGGGTGGATCTCGTCAACGAGCAGATCCGCATCGCCGCCGGCGCACCGCTCTCGGTGGCGCAGGAGGAACTCACGCTTTTCGGCCACGCCATCGAATGCCGCGTCAATGCCGAGCATCCGTCGAGTTTCCGGCCCTCGCCGGGCACAATCAGCCAGTTCCATACGCCTGGCGGGCTCGGCGTGCGCGTCGATTCCGCGGCCTATCAGGGCTACCGGATCCCGCCGCATTACGATTCGCTCGTCGGCAAGCTGATCGTGCACGGGCGAACCCGCAACGAATGCATGATGCGGCTGCGCCGGGCGCTGGACGAATTCGTGGTGGAGGGTGTCGATACCACGCTGCCGCTGTTTCGCACGCTGGTGCGCAACCAGGATGTCCAGAACGGGCTATACGATATCCACTGGCTCGAGCAATTCCTGGAAAAGGGTGGCCTGGAGGATATCTGACCCGTCAGCGGGAAGCGTGGCGCCGGTCGGCGGGCGAGAGAGGAAATCCAGCGCATGAGCGGCATCGTCGAGATCACGCCGGAAATCGTTCTGCAGGCCTATGCCGCCGGCATCTTCCCGATGGCCGAGGGCGCCGACGATCCGGGCCTGTTCTGGGTCGAGCCGCATGAGCGCGGCATCATCCCCCTCGACGATTTCCGGATCTCGCGCCGGCTCGCGCGCACCGTGCGCGCGGATGTCTTCACCGTGCGCGTCGATCATGATTTCGACGCGGTGATCGCCGGCTGCGCCGAGCCGGCACCGGATCGCGAGAAGACCTGGATCAACCACCGTATCCGCACTCTTTTCCGCGCCTTGTACGATCAGGGCTATTGCCACACAGTCGAGGTCTATCACGGCGAGGATCTCGTGGGCGGGCTCTACGGGGTCGATCTGGGGGGCGCGTTCTTCGGCGAGAGCATGTTCCACCGCATGCGTGACGCGTCGAAAGTGGCCCTCGTGCATCTCGTCGCGCGGTTGATCCGGGGGCGCTACAAGCTGCTCGATACGCAATTCGTCACACCGCATCTGGCGCAATTCGGGGCTCACGAAGTTCCCCGCAGGGCCTACAAGGCCATGCTGGCGGATGCGCTGACCGATGACGGCCACTGGCATGCGCTGCCCGCCGGTTCGATTCCGGGCGCCCAGGCGCTCGCCATCATCGCCGAGACGGCCCCGCGCGCCTGATCCGCACGGGCTGGGCGGCGCCGGAGATACGAGGCAGGGATATCATGGCACAGCACCGTCTGGACGCAGCGCCGCAGACCGTTCACTGGGGCTATTTCGATGCGCAGCTCGCGCCGCGCCTGACCATTGCGAGCGGCGAGAGCGTCACCATCTCCACCGTTTCCGGCCCGCCCGAGGTGATGCCGGACGCGGGCTTCACCATTCCCGACGCCCTGCCGGCGATCCATGCCACCATGACACCGCGCCTGCCGGGCCATATCTGCACCGGCCCCGTCGCGGTGGCGGGCCTGCGTGCCGGGCAGGTGCTGGAAGTGCGCATCGATGCGATCGATCTGCATTACGACTGGGGCTACAACACGCTCGGCCCCCTGAAGGGCGCGCTGCCGGATGATTTCACCGAGAACCGGCTGATGCACATCCCGCTCGATCGCGCGCGCATGACCGGGCGCCTGCCCTGGGGGCTCGACTTGCCGCTTGCTCCGTTCTTCGGCGTGATGGCGGTGGCGCCGCCGCCGGCCTGGGGGGCGCTCTCGACCCTGCCGCCCCGGCGCAATGGCGGCAATCTCGACAACAAGGAACTCGTGGCGGGCACCACGCTCTACCTGCCCTGCTTCGTCGATGGCGGCAACTTCTCCGTCGGCGACGGGCATGGTGCGCAGGGCGATGGCGAGGTCTGCATCACCGCGATCGAGACCGGCCTGATCGGACAATTCACGCTCATCGCGCGGCCGGACATGGCACTCGACTGGCCGATGGCCGAGACGCCGACGCATCTGATCACCATGGCCTTCGATCCCGATCTCGATGATTGCGTCGTCATTGCCCTGCGCCAGATGATCAACGAGATCACCGCGCGCACCGGGCTGTCGCGCGAGGACGCCTATACCTTGTGCAGCCTCGCGGCGGATCTGCGCATCACCCAGGTGGTCAACGGCAACAAGGGTGTGCATTGCATGCTCGCGAAGGCGCTGATCGAAGGCTCCGCCTGAGGCGATATCCCGTCGCGCGCGGGGCCCCGCATCGGGCCGTGCGCGTGATCCCCATTCCCTTCCCGCCCGTTTCCCGGCACACTCGCATAAAACCCGGTGCGCGGTATCACCCGGCGCCGAAAGTCGAGGAAACGGTTGATGACGGGGGCACTGGCGCGGCTGCGGACGGCGCTCGCGACGCCGAGCGCGGCGCTCGGTATCGCGGTGATGCTCTTCGGCATATTTCTCTTCGTCGTCAACGACACGCTCGGCAAATGGCTGGTCGCGACCTACTCTGTCGGCCAGGTGCTGCTGATCCGCTCCGCCGCCGCGCTTCTCATCCTCGTGCCGCTGATCTGGCGCAGCGGCATCGCGCCCCTGTTTCGCGTGGAGCAACCGCGCATGCAGGCGACGCGCGTGGCCTTCTCGACTTTCGAGGTCTTCTGCTTCTACACGGCGGTGATCTATCTGCCGCTCGCCGATGTGATGACCTTCTGGCTCGCCGCGCCGATCTATGTCGCGGCGCTGTCGCCGATCTTCCTCGGCGAGCATGTCGGCTGGCGGCGCTGGAGCGCGATCGTGATCGGTTTCATCGGCGTGATCGTCGCACTCCAGCCCTCGGCCGCGACCCTGACCATGCCGGCCTTCGTCGCCATTGCCGGCAGCTTCGCCTTCGCCTTCATGATGCTCACCGGGCGATCGCTGCGAGCGACACCCGACATCACCCTGGTCTTCTGGCAAACCGTCGGTGCGCTGCTTCTGGGTCTCGCGCTTGCGCCGGTCACCTGGGTGATGCCGGACGGATTCGATTTCGCGCTGCTCGCGCTTCTGGGCGTCGTCGCCATGTTTGCGCATATGTGCATCAACCGGGCGCTGAAACTCGCCGATGCCGCGACGGTCGCGCCGTTTCAATATACGCTGCTGTTCTGGGCGGTGATCTTCGGCTATCTCGTCTTCGGCGATGTCCCGCGTCTCGCCATGCTCACCGGCGCCGCGATCATCGTGGGGGCGGGGCTGTTCATCTTCTTTCGCGGCCGGAAAGTCGCCCAGGACCGGGGCAAGGACTGATATGGTGCGAAAAATCGTACGGTGATCCTTACGGCGGCGGCGATCGGGCGCTAAATCAGAACTGCAACAGACAAGGGAGTCTTCCGTGCCGGTCACCGCTCAGGATATCCGCGAAGCCCTCAAGGCCATACGCCTGCCCGCCGGTGGTCAGAGCCTGCCCGATTCCGGGCGGCTGTCGCAGATCGTGATCGAGGGCGAACGCGTCGCCTTTTCCATCGCCATCGATCAGACGGAAGCGCAGGCCATGGCGTCCGTGCGCGAGGCGGCGCAGCAATGCGTCGAGGCGATGCCCGGGGTGAGCCGCGCGCTGGTCAGCCTGACCGCTGACAGGCCCGCAGGCGAGAGCGGTGACGCGCCGGCGGCGGCCCAACCCCTGCGCGAGCCCGGCAATCGCAAAACCCCCTCTCCCAATGCCCGCGCCCAGAAGATCGAGGGCGTGAAACACGTGGTCGCCGTGGCCTCCGGCAAGGGCGGCGTCGGCAAGTCCACGACCGCCTGCAACATCGCGCTGGGCCTCGCCGCGCTCGGTTTGAGGGTCGGGGTGATGGATGCCGATATCTACGGCCCCTCCATGCCCAAGCTCTTCGGGCTGTCGGGCAAGCCGAAGGCGGGGCCGGACCGGAAGATCGTTCCGCTGGAGAATTACGGCGTCAAGGTCATGTCGATCGGCTTCATGGTCGACGAGGAGACGCCGATGATCTGGCGCGGCCCCATGGTCATGTCGGCGATCACCCAGATGCTGCGTGAGGTGAACTGGGGCGACCTCGACGTGATGATCGTCGACATGCCGCCGGGCACAGGCGATGCGCAACTGACCATGGCCCAGGCCACGCCGTTATCGGGGGCCGTCATCGTCTCGACGCCCCAGGATCTCGCCCTGCTCGATGCGCGACGCGGCGTCGCCATGTTCCAGCGCACCGAAATCCCGGTTCTCGGCATTGTCGAGAACATGGCAACCTATATCTGTCCCAATTGCGGCCATGTGGAGCACATTTTCGGCCATGGCGGCGCGCGCGACGAAGCAGAAAAGCTCGGCGTGCCCTTCCTCGGCGAGGTACCGCTCAACATGGCGATCCGCGAGACCTCCGATGCCGGACGGCCCGTCACCGCATTACAGCCGGATGGTCCGTTTGCGACAGTCTATCGCGGCATTGCCGGGGCGCTTTGGGAAAACCTGGAAAGCGGCGGATTCCGGCGAGAGGCGCCGGCGATCGTTTTCGAGTAACGCGAACCCGAAGTGGTGTTTTCCGCTGGGTTATACGCAATACCCCGTAGCAAACAGCAAGCCGATCGGCTGGAATCCGGCATGGTGACGCACAGGCAAAGATGGTGATTCGTGCTGACACCTCTCAACTTCGCACTGTGGGACGAGATGATAGCGCATCGAAACATGTGTAATATTGCACATGCAATAGCGGAAAGTCTCTTACCTTTGGTTTCAATTTGTGGCTTCTTTACCTTTGTGAATATGGCCGAATGTCTGGTATCCGACTGAACTAGAAGGAAAATTTCGCTTTCAAGAAGAGTTTCGCAGTTGCTGACGGCGCAAAGGTAGAAAGGTCTGCCAATCCAGCGTTTCCACACATTGCTTCAAAATGTATGCATGGAGCATTTACATTCGAGAGTTTCAGGCTTATGTATACAACACCACTCTCAACCAGAAGATGATGCAATCATGACAACGCGTTGCCCCACAGATATCGACCGTTTCGTCGGACAACGGGTGCGTCTTGCACGGCGGATCGCCAAGATGAGCCAACAGAAGCTCGGCGAGATGATCGGCGTGACGTACCAGCAGATTCAGAAATATGAGAACGGCACGGACCGCATCGGCGCAGGCCGTCTGCACCAGGTTTCGCTCTCGACCGACCAGCCGATCGAATTCTTCTTCAGCTTCTCCGACGATGTCGAACCCCGCGAAACCGGGCGTCAGGACATTCTCGCCGATGACGGCGTGCAGCGCCTGATCGTTTCGGCCTCCAAGATCAAGTCACGCAAGTTGCTCGACAATCTGGCCCAGATTGCCGAGACCTTCGCGAGCACGGAATCCGCCGAGGCCATGTCGAAGCGGGCTGACTGAACGACGATGCCCACCGCTTCGTGCAAGCCGGAGTGCCGCCTGACGGTGTTACCCCGGCAATGGTGCGAAAATACCGATTGATCGCCGGGCCCTGCCCGGCGATCTTTTTTTGGCTGCTCGCCGATAGCGTCGACCTGCCAGGAAAGCGTTCTGCCAGGAAGGCGTTCTGCCAAGAGAAACGGTGTCGAAAAACCATGCGCGTCTTCCACAGCCCTGCCTCCGCCCGCCATGATCCCGACCGGTATTTCCGCCGCGGCAGCATCGTCACCCATCCCGAACAGGCCGACCGCTATGCGATCCTGCGAGAGGCGGTCGGCAGAGCGCACGATGTATCCGAGCCCGGTGATCATGGCCTCGAGCCAATACTCTGCGTGCATGATGCGGGTTACATCACCTTTCTGCGCGAAACCTGGGACCGGCGTCACGAATTGCCAGGCGTCGCAGACGAGGTGCTCTCGGGCCATTTCTCGCGCCCGCACATGCACAGGCGCCCCGATGGGCTGCTGGGGCTGCTGGGTTACCATACGGCCGACACCTCGACCCCGATCCGCGCAGGGACATGGGCTGCGATCCATGCGGGCGCACAGGTCGCCGTCGAAACAGCCGATGCCGCGCTCGAAGACGGCGTCGCCTATGCCCTGTGCCGCCCGCCGGGACACCATGCCTATGCCGATTCCGCAGGCGGCTTCTGTTTTCTCAACAATTCCGGCATCGCCGCGCGCCGCATGCAGGCGCGGATGAGCGTCCGCACGGGGCGTCCGGCCAGGGTCGCGATCCTCGATATCGATGTGCATCACGGCAACGGCACGCAGGGAATCTTCTACGAAGCCGCCGATGTGCTCACGATCTCGATCCATGCCGACCCGGCAAACTACTTCCCGTATTACGCGGGTTACGCAGAGGAAACCGGCACCGGCGCCGGGATTGGATACAACGTCAATCTCCCCCTCCCGCACGGCGAGGGTGACGCATCCTTTCACGGCGCGATCGAAAAGGGGCTCGCCCGTATTGCAGAATACGCACCCGATGCCCTCGTCGTGGCTCTGGGGCTCGATGCGTCCGAGCACGATCCCATCGGTGCGCTCAGGGTGACAACGCCGGGCTTCGAACGCGCAGCCGGGCTGATCGCTTCAGCCGGCCTGCCGACGGCACTCGTCCAGGAGGGCGGCTATCTCTGCGATGCGCTGCCCGACAATCTCGCCGCCTTCCTCAGTGGTTTCGAGGGCAGCCGCTGATACCGGATCGCGTCGCAGGAATGGCTTAAGTGGCCCCGGTTTCGGCCATCAGCCAGGCCCGGGTCGCTGCATCCGCCGTCGTGACGTCGATACGGAAGAAGACGGGCGTGTCATAGGGGTGCGCGTCCCGGATGCGCGCCTCAACCGCATCGGCCAAAGCCGCGCGCGTCTTGACGATGGCGGCGACTTCCGTGTCCTCGGCAACGGCGCCGTCATGGCGATAGAGCGCATGCATGCCCGGCAGCAGATTGAGGCAGGCACACAGCTTTTCCGCGACGAGCAGCCCCGCAATGCGCCGGGCTGTCTGCACATCCGGAAAGGTGGTGTAGACGAAAAGCGGCTGATCCATATGATGCCTCTTGCGAATCGCCGGCCCGAGGCGTCGGGCCTGATTGGTGCATGACGCAGCCGCAGAGGCTGCGCGACGATGAAAACAGGGCTCCCGACCGGGGGCAAGCCCGCCGGGGCGGACCGGGACCGGAAAGCGCCGGACCTTGCCCGGGCCGGGCGCGACGGGGGGACAGGATGCAGCGCGACGCCACCATCGCCTTCGTGGCGAGCTCCGCGAAGGAAGCCCGGCTGGCGCATGCACGCCTGAGCGCGCGCTATGCGCATGTGGCACCAGAGGAGGCCGATATCATCGTCGCCCTGGGCGGCGACGGGCTGATGCTGCAGACGCTCCACCAGTTCATGGGCACGGCCAAGCCGATCTACGGCATGAATCGTGGCTCGGTCGGCTTCCTGATGAACGATTTCAGCGAGGATGATCTGATGGAGCGCCTTGCCGCCGCCGAGCGCTCCGTGGTGCATCCGCTTTTGCTGAACGTGCGCGACATCCAGGGCGAGACGCATACGGCACGCGCCATCAACGAGGTCTCGATGCTGCGCGAGACCCACCAGGCGGCCAAGCTCGCCATCTCGATCGACGGCAAGGAGCGGCTCGGCGAACTGGTCGCGGACGGCCTGCTCGTCGCCACGCCGGCGGGCTCGACCGCCTACAATCTCTCCGTCGGCGGGCCGATCCTGCCGCTGAACGCGCCGCTGCTCACATTGATGCCGATTTCCGCCTTTCGCCCGCGGCGCTGGCGCGGCGCGCTCCTGCCCAATTACGCGAAGGTCGCCGTCGAGATCATCGAACCGCGTCACCGCGCCGTCGCGGCGGTCGCCGACCACACGGAGTTTCGCGACGTCACGCATGTGGAAATCTCGATGGATCGCTCCCTCGATCTGGTCATGCTGCACGATCCCGGACACTCTCTGGACGAGCGGATCCTGCGTGAGCAGTTCGGGGTCTGACGGGAGCACGGCATGCGCCTTGAATTCGATCGTCTCTCGATTCTCGTCGCCGAGGACAATGCCTATATGCGCGCCGCCCTCGTGGCGATGCTGGAAGCGTTCGGCACGCAGGCGATCCATCAGGCGACGGATGGCGAGACCGCGCTCGCCCTGTTCCATGAAGAGTGCCCCGACATCGTCCTGCTCGACTGGGAGATGCCCGCACCCGACGGGCTGGCCGTGGCGCGCCGGATGCGCGATCGTGAATCGAGCCCCGACCCCTTCGTGCCGATCCTGATGATCTCAGCGCATGCCGAGCGGGCGCGGGTGCTGGCGGCGCGCGATGCGGGGGTGAACGATTATCTCGTCAAGCCGGTGACGCCGCGCGTGCTCTACGACAAGCTGCTCGGCCTCGCGGTCGATCAGCGGCCCTTCGTGGCGGCACCGGGCTATTTCGGCCCGCAGCGCCCCGATCCGCAGGCGCGGCGCACGCGCGAAGACGATGACGGCATGACCGGTCATCCGGGGGATCAGGCATGAAGATCATTCCCGCGCCACGCAAACCCGGCGATCAGGCCGAGACGGTCGAGACGGTCGAGATCGTGGCCAATCCCAACCGCCTCGCGCGCAAGGCGCTGGTGATGGACAGCGATTACGACCGTGCCGCCACGCCCGCCATCAGCCGGGCGGAGCGCGCCCTCGAACAGGTGCGCCGTCAGCATCGCGCGCAGCTGCCGGCTTTTCTTGATCGGCTCACCGAGCATCACGCCGCGTGGCGCGCCAGACCGCGGGCTCAGGCGCGTGAACGCCTGCTGCGCGCTGCCCATGATCTGCGCGGTTGCGCCGCTGATCTCGGCCAGCCGCTGATCGGGCGTATCGCCGGCTCGCTGTCACGCCTGATCGGCTTCGTCGCGAAACCGCCCGCCGCGCTCCTTGATGCCCATATCGCCGCCCTGCGCGCCGCCGCTCGCCCCGAAGCGGTCGCGGAGGATCCCGTGGCACAGGCCGTGGCACAGGAACTGGAGGACAAGGTCGCACAGGCAATCGCGCGCGAGCCCGGCTGAGGCCGCTCCGCGCACTCAGAACACGTCGTTAGCCTGCCCCGCCTTGGCCTGGAAGAGGGCGCGCAGCACATGCGCATTCGCTTCCGAGCGCTGCATGAAGCGCAGGCCCTCACCGGCAATGACGAGCCCGTCCGCGCTTTCCGAGAGCGGCCATTCCACGCCCCACATTCCGCGCAGGGCCGCGCCCGGTGAGGCGTAGCGCATGTCGCCGATGCGCAGATAGAGATCACCCTGCGCGCCTTCCACGATATGCGGGTGGATGAGGCCACGCGCGAAGCGGCGATAGATCGCCCCTTCCGGGGTGGCGAGCGCGGCATCGACCAGCGCTTCGGCCCGTGGCTCGCGCGCGATACGGGTCCAGTTGATGGCGCGCGGGTTGAGCGTCGAGACGTAGCCGACATGCAGGCTGTCGGACTCGCGCGTCACGATCCGGCGCAGCCAGGGCGAGAACATGGTCGTCGTCACCTCGTAATCAGTGACGATGCGTTCCTGCGCGCCGGGATCGGCGAAGACCAGATCGCGGGCGCGCTCGTTCTGGGCCAGCGCGAGCAGGAGATAGCCGGTGGAAAGCACCAGCGCGCCGAGCGTCATGCCGCGCGCCTGCGGGCGCGACCAGCCTCGTCGCCAGGCGATGAACAGCCCGGCCAGCAGGATCAGCGTATAGACGGGATCGATCACCGGCACGGCGGGCAGGCCGAATTGCCGGTCACTGAAGGGGGCAAAGAGCTGGGTGCCGTAAACGGTTGAAAAGTCGTTGAGCACATGGATGACGAGGACGAGGATTGCAAGCAGCACCCATGTCTTCGTCACGCTGCGCGCATCATCATCCGCGAGGACGCGCCCGCGCCGGGCCCGCACCGCGCGATGGATGCGCGAAGCGCCATAGCCGATCAGACCGCCGATGACGGGTGCGAAGAACAGCGAATGCGTGAGCCCGCGATGTACCGTATAGAATTCCACCGCCCGCTCCGGCAGCGGCCAGAAGATGTCGAGATCAGGCAGGATGGCAATCGCCGCGCCCGCAACGGGAGCGACCCAGCCGAGCCGGCGACCGCCGATGAAATGGCCGACAGCGGCGCCGAGCGCCATATGGGTAACGGGATCCATGATGTCTCGCGGTCGGGACGCGTTGTCCCGTGTCGTCAGGGGGCTGGCACGAGACGCAGGATACGCCCGTTTTCAGCATCGGTCAGGAGATAAAGTGCCCCGTCGGGCCCGTTGCGCACATCGCGAATGCGTTCGCCGAGCCCGCCCAGCATCCGCTCCTCCGCGATCACGGCATCGCCGGCGAATGTCAGGCGCGACAGGAGCCGCCCGGCAAGCGCGCCGACGAAGAGATCGCCCCGCCATTGCGGAAAGGCATCACCCTCATAGAACGCCATGCCCGAGGGCGCGATCGAGGGGTCCCAGTAGAAGACCGGCTGCGTCATCCCCTCTTCATGTGTGCCCAGACCGATCGGCGCGCCGGAATAATGCACCCCGTAAGCAATGACCGGCCAGCCGTAATTCAGCCCCGGTTCGATCAGATTGATCTCGTCGCCCCCGCGTGCACCGTGTTCATGGGCCCAGAGCTGCTCCGTTCCGGGACGCATGGCGGCGCCCTGGACGTTACGATGTCCGATCGACCAGATTTCCGGCGCCCAGCCCGGCATGCTTTCATGCGGATTGCCGGCCGGGATCGAACCGTCGGGATTGATGCGCATGATCGCGCCGATATGGTTGGCCGGCTCCTGCGATTCGTCGGAATGGGAGCCGCGATCGCCGGCGGTGATGAACAGCGTCCCGTCGGGATGGAAGACGAGCCGCGAACCGAAATGACGCCCGCCGGATAAAGCCGGCATCTGACGGAAGATCACCTGCGGTGTCGCGAAAGCCTCGGCCTCCCGGTCCAGCGCCGCCCGCGCGACACTCAGCCCGATGCCGCCACCGCGCTCCTCCGCATAAGCCATGTAGACGCGGCGGTTTTCCGCGAAATCCGGGTCGAGGGCGATGTCGAGCATACCGCCCTGGTTGATGTCGGCGACCGGCGGCGTGCCGGCGAGCGGATCCGAGACGCGCCCATCGGGCGTGACGAGACGGACCGTGCCGGCGCGCTCGGTGACGAGCATGGCGCCATCGGGGAGGAAGGCGAGGCTCCAGGGGTGCCTGAGACCCGAGGCCACGGTCTCGACGAGAAGTTCGTAGTCCTGCGTGGCGACACGCTCGGGCGCCGGATTGGCCTGTGCCTGGGCGCTCCCGGTCAAGGCCGGCCCCGCCAGGGCAGCGATCCCGGCGAACGACAGGGCCAGCGCAACCTTGCGCATGCGCCGATATTGCAGAAATCGCAACGTCACATCCGCCATCGTATCATCTCCGATTCCTACACGCCGCCGCTTGATGATCATCAAACGGCACGCTTGTCGAGCGAGGTACCGTTTCGCAGCCAGGTGTCAAGATCGGGAGCGGGGAAAGGGTGGGAGTGCGAGGCTGAACAGTTGATTGGTCAGCCCTGCATCTGTCTGACGCGAAAGCGTTACCCACATCCATGTCAACCGGAGCCGCCGACAGAGCGCCGGCTTTCTTCAAGGCAGGCAAAGCTGCCATCCTCACATTCGAACACCGACCATGACATCTGCACCGGTTTCATTGCGAGCAACCGGCCTGGCACCCGATAGGCATCCTTGCTGCCGGATCACGCGGAAAGCCTGCGATGCCGAAAGCGTTCGACAAGGAGCATATGGGGCACTGTCAGTGCCGCCAGACCGATAAACACGACACGCAGCACAGAGCTTTCGAGATCAACCCCGTCAACATGCAGGAACAGCCCCAATGCGATGCTCGCGCCGAGCAGGGATACGACCATGATACCCGCCGCCGCGCGCAAGGCAGCCTTGCGTTCCGGCAATGCCTGCAGCGTATCACGCATGTGTCGCAGCGAGTGAAGCAGACAGAAATAGGCGATAAAGTAGAGGAGTGGCGGCAGGATTGCCGCCCCGATCCAGATTCCGACAAGTTCGAGCAGCGCTTCGCGCGCGTGCCGCGACATCTGCAGGAGCGCAATCAGGCCAAGGCTTGCGCCGATCAGTCCGGCCACGGCGATGGCATATGCTATCGGCTCGGCCCAGACTCCATGGCTCAGCACGGAAAAGATCGACACGACATCCGTGACATGAAACAGCGCCGGAGCTCCGATGACCGATAACCCGCCCGCAATACGCAAGAGCAGCCCGTCCATCTCCCAGTCGCCCGAGAAATGCAATGCAGAATAGGCCAGAAAGGCGATCAGGGCCAGTCCGGGGGCAAGCCACCACAAGGCCGCGACTGCGCCGGCAATGCCGATATAGGCGCCATAAAACAGCATGTGATCAGCCGCACCGGTCAGCGGCCACAGCACGCGTGCCATTGGCAGATCCAGCGCGCCGTGCGGCAGCCCGAGCAGCGCGACCGCCGGCGCAAGCAGGAGTGCCTGCGTCAGGGGGCCGGGCGCAAAGACCATGTCGAGCGCCGCCAGCACGAGCAGGCCCGCGAGAAATATCCCGCTCTGGACAGGCCGGTCCAGGGTCATGTCAGGCCCGATGCGGCGCGCAGGAACGGCATGGAGGGCAGCGCCCACATCACCGAAAGACGATCATCGCTGCGGGTCGATCCCGACAGAAAGCGCTCGAGCCGATCGGCCGGCGTGTTGCGAAACAGGGCCTCGAACAGGGCCGGCCCGCGTTCCGGCGCAGCCGCGAGAACCCGCAGGAAGACCCGGTCCATGAAGCGGCTGACGGC from Saliniramus fredricksonii includes these protein-coding regions:
- a CDS encoding Brp/Blh family beta-carotene 15,15'-dioxygenase — protein: MTLDRPVQSGIFLAGLLVLAALDMVFAPGPLTQALLLAPAVALLGLPHGALDLPMARVLWPLTGAADHMLFYGAYIGIAGAVAALWWLAPGLALIAFLAYSALHFSGDWEMDGLLLRIAGGLSVIGAPALFHVTDVVSIFSVLSHGVWAEPIAYAIAVAGLIGASLGLIALLQMSRHAREALLELVGIWIGAAILPPLLYFIAYFCLLHSLRHMRDTLQALPERKAALRAAAGIMVVSLLGASIALGLFLHVDGVDLESSVLRVVFIGLAALTVPHMLLVERFRHRRLSA